Proteins encoded by one window of Vigna radiata var. radiata cultivar VC1973A chromosome 5, Vradiata_ver6, whole genome shotgun sequence:
- the LOC106762666 gene encoding protein RCC2 has protein sequence MSASEAEKKVEEEREEVKGGELLFCGATCWDIIGRRKGIVDGNLVSPSRLRPLVGVDIRFVASGCVSCHCVALDVEGRCYTWGRNEKGQLGHGDMIQRDRPTVVSELSKYKILKAGAGRSHTVVVTEDGNSLAFGWNKHGQLGSGSVRNEIESSPVRCLVSEVKHTACGGDFTVWLSSVEGASILTAGLPQYGQLGHGTDNEYNSKDSSVRLVYEPQPRPRAIAALAGETVVKVACGTNHTVAVDKNGYVYTWGFGGYGRLGHREQKDEWVPRRVEVFQNRNLLPPDAIVSAGSVSSSCTAGGGQLYMWGKLKNTGDDWMYPKPLMDLSGWNIRCMDSGNMHHFVGADSSCISWGHAQNGELGYGPSGQKSSAVPKKVDILEGMHVISVACGMGHSMVIVDRANVADRLDQLDIYDGKAVGEGNEVVNTTAAPKQAAKKGAKAAENSKKRKKSKDSSESEDEEEEDAAEESDDSEDDEINGEADVKRSRSSGKGRGKASKTSSAKGKGSAAKGKGGGRGRGGTSANKSSSKSPQVKSGKRGRPRKS, from the exons ATGTCTGCATCTGAAGCGGAGAAGAAGGTGGAGGAAGAGAGGGAGGAGGTCAAAGGGGGAGAACTCTTGTTCTGCGGTGCCACGTGTTGGGATATCATTGGCCGGCGCAAGGGCATCGTCGACGGCAACCTCGTCTCTCCCTCGCGCCTCCGTCCTCTTGTCGGTGTTGATATTCGTTTCGTCGCCTCCGGTTGCG TCTCTTGTCATTGCGTTGCATTGGACGTCGAAGGGCGTTGCTACACTTGGGGACGGAATGAG AAAGGGCAACTGGGTCATGGAGATATGATTCAACGTGACAGACCAACTGTTGTGTCTGAACTTTCCAA GTACAAAATTCTCAAAGCTGGAGCAGGGAGGAGCCATACTGTGGTTGTTACGGAGGATGGAAATTCCCTGGCCTTTGGATGGAACAAGCATGGACAACTAGGTTCGGGTTCTGTGAGAAATG AAATTGAGTCATCACCTGTTCGCTGTCTTGTGTCTGAAGTAAAACATACTGCTTGTGGTGGTGACTTCACTGTGTGGTTATCTTCCGTTGAAGGAGCTTCTATATt AACTGCAGGGCTTCCACAGTATGGACAGCTTGGGCACGGTACAGATAATGAG TATAATTCCAAAGACAGCTCTGTGAGGTTGGTTTATGAACCCCAGCCACGCCCTAGAGCAATTGCTGCTCTTGCTGGGGAAACAGTTGTGAAAGTGGCTTGTGGAACAAATCATACAG TGGCGGTGGATAAGAATGGCTATGTCTACAC GTGGGGTTTTGGTGGTTACGGAAG GCTAGGACATAGAGAGCAGAAGGATGAGTGGGTCCCACGCCGTGTTGAAGTTTTCCAGAATAGAAATCTTTTACCGCCTGATGCCATTGTTTCTGCTGGTTCTGTGAGTTCTTCATGTACAGCAG GTGGTGGGCAGTTGTACATGTGGGGAAAATTAAAGAACACTGGGGACGACTGGATGTATCCAAAGCCTCTAATGGATTTAAG TGGGTGGAATATACGATGCATGGATTCAGGCAATATGCATCATTTTGTTGGGGCTGATTCCTCTTGCATAAGTTGGGGACATGCTCAGAATGGTGAGCTGGGATATGGACCTAGTGGACAGAA GTCTTCAGCTGTACCCAAGAAGGTGGATATACTTGAGGGTATGCATGTAATAAG TGTTGCTTGCGGTATGGGTCATTCCATGGTTATTGTTGATAGAGCAAATGTTGCTGATCGACTTGACCAG CTTGATATATATGATGGGAAAGCTGTTGGTGAAG GTAATGAGGTTGTAAATACTACTGCAGCTCCCAAGCAGGCAGCAAAAAAGGGTGCCAAGGCAGCTGAGAATtcgaagaagaggaaaaagtcGAAAGATTCATCAGAGtcagaagatgaagaggaagaggatgctGCTGAGGAAAGTGATGATAGCGAGGATGATGAAATTAATGGCGAGGCTGATGTGAAAAGGTCGCGTAGTTCTGGCAAAGGCCGAGGTAAGGCATCTAAAACGTCCAGTGCCAAGGGAAAGGGCTCGGCTGCAAAGGGAAAAGGTGGCGGGCGAGGGCGCGGTGGGACTTCAGCTAATAAGAGTAGTTCAAAATCCCCTCAGGTGAAATCTGGTAAGAGAGGAAGGCCTCGTAAGTCATAA
- the LOC106762076 gene encoding protein IQ-DOMAIN 32, which yields MGKSTSCFKLITCGGDAADKDDYHQVSEIKESNDKRGWSFRKKSARHRVLSNTVIAEAPSSTNKESAECTNFNFQPLSEPNVVEKVYTTNCSDEKPQLSSFENSQVVETNVIETERKVDVNPPESDVIVIQAAIRGLLAQRELLQRKKVVKLQAAIRGHLVRRHALGTLRCVQSIIKMQVLVRTRRAQQSHLENHLIHKDGEKDSSEILGNENLMTKSNVNYTSIEKLLSNRFASQLLESTPKNKPIHVKCDPSKADSAWKWLERWMSISSKDIADCNETSSLTEHSKESKDSAPVFQFETGIPSEPFPPATDSIPTVEDSPLPSEDEEKSIAYDANNFEFQASCSAPSIVKDDLEQVPAEEKTAYDAKVTLVDTNSFQTDNSASDATAPSELYSLHKGPEIAPSSEHSSVHGEPEITPPPEHTSFYQKPEIDSEQNKRSVKRFASEQLESEGKKTVNGSKKVSNPAFIAAQSKFEELSSIANSGRTSNLSYQDSAVESQGDTSSVGNDSAYKSKEFAFENPALYLSRLAGSDCGTELSISSTLDSPDISEPGVVENERDAKDLVEGIGNLENTINRDDEANVSSAIPASNVATSVLDQSEVVDDISGNLGPSVVAVDSGEPAISNIEKNASDLQREPAEAGLQDLRSSPEASPRSHLTVPESQGTPSSQVSVQPKESKANKNRSGNKRRSLPLSNKSPSTPNQDSGSRGSREQLPKDQQNGKRRTSFGSVKPDHTDQEPRDNNTNNNSIPHFMQVTESAKAKINANNSPRSSPDVHERDVEVKKRLSLPGAAGRQGSPRIQRSTSKAQQTAKGNNVNPPQERKWLR from the exons ATGGGCAAATCTACCTCCTGCTTCAAGCTAATCACTTGCGGTGGCGATGCGGCCGATAAGGACGACTACCACCAAGTCTCCGAG ATCAAGGAGTCTAATGATAAACGTGGTTGGAGTTTTCGTAAGAAATCTGCAAGGCATCGTGTGCTTAGCAATACTGTGATAGCAGAGGCTCCATCTTCGACAAATAAGGAAAGTGCAGAatgtactaattttaattttcaaccaCTTTCTGAACCTAATGTTGTTGAGAAAGTTTACACAACAAATTGCTCTGATGAGAAGCCCCAGTTATCCTCTTTTGAAAACTCACAAGTAGTTGAAACAAATGTAATTGAAACTGAGAGGAAGGTGGATGTGAATCCACCAGAGTCTGATGTCATCGTCATCCAGGCAGCTATTAGGGGATTATTG GCTCAGAGGGAACTGCTACAGCGTAAGAAAGTAGTGAAGTTGCAAGCTGCTATTCGTGGGCACTTGGTCCGGAGGCATGCTCTAGGAACCCTGCGTTGTGTTCAATCCATAATCAAAATGCAGGTCCTTGTGCGAACTCGTCGTGCTCAGCAGTCACATCTGGAAAATCATTTAATTCACAAGGATGGCGAAAAGGATTCCTCAGAAATTTTG GGAAATGAAAATCTGATGACCAAATCTAATGTGAATTACACTTCCATTGAGAAGCTGCTCAGCAATAGGTTTGCAAGTCAG CTGTTGGAATCAACACCAAAGAACAAACCTATCCATGTCAAGTGTGATCCTTCTAAAGCCGATTCTGCTTGGAAATGGTTGGAAAGATGGATGTCCATATCATCAAAAGATATTGCAGATTGCAATGAAACTAGTTCTCTAACAGAACATTCAAAAGAAAGCAAGGATAGCGCTCCTGTGTTTCAATTTGAAACGGGTATTCCATCTGAACCCTTTCCCCCTGCCACTGACTCAATACCCACTGTTGAGGATTCACCTCTGCCATCTGAGGATGAAGAAAAGTCAATTGCTTATGACGCTAATAACTTCGAGTTTCAAGCAAGCTGCTCCGCACCATCTATTGTAAAAGATGACTTGGAACAGGTTCCCGCCGAAGAAAAAACTGCATATGATGCCAAAGTTACCTTAGTTGATACCAATTCCTTCCAAACTGACAATTCAGCATCAGATGCAACTGCCCCATCAGAGCTTTACTCTCTTCACAAGGGACCTGAAATTGCCCCATCATCAGAACATAGTTCTGTTCATGGGGAGCCTGAAATTACCCCACCTCCAGAGCATACTTCTTTTTATCAGAAGCCTGAAATTGACAGTGAGCAGAACAAACGATCTGTGAAAAGATTTGCTTCAGAACAACTAGAGTCTGAAGGAAAGAAAACTGTGAATGGATCAAAAAAGGTCAGTAATCCTGCATTTATTGCTGCACAGTCAAAATTTGAAGAGCTGAGTTCAATAGCAAATTCGGGCAGGACAAGCAATTTGTCCTACCAAGATTCAGCAGTTGAATCACAAGGAGACACCTCTTCTGTTGGCAATGACAGTGCATATAAATCGAAAGAGTTTGCATTTGAAAATCCTGCTCTTTATCTTTCTAGGCTTGCTGGTTCTGACTGTGGCACTGAACTCTCCATTTCTTCAACACTTGATTCACCTGACATATCAGAGCCTGGTGTAGTGGAAAATGAACGAGATGCCAAAGATTTGGTGGAAGGGATTGGTAATCTTGAGAACACAATAAACCGTGATGACGAGGCCAATGTTTCATCTGCCATCCCAGCTTCTAATGTAGCTACTTCTGTTTTGGATCAGTCGGAGGTTGTTGATGACATCAGTGGCAATTTGGGTCCCTCTGTGGTGGCTGTGGACTCCGGAGAGCCTGCTATTAGTAATATTGAGAAAAATGCATCTGATCTGCAGAGAGAACCAGCAGAGGCAGGTCTTCAAGATTTAAGATCATCTCCAGAAGCATCACCTAGAAGCCATTTGACTGTTCCTGAATCACAAGGAACCCCTTCAAGCCAAGTGTCTGTGCAACCTAAAGAGAGCAAAGCCAACAAGAATAGATCTGGCAATAAACGTCGGAGCCTACCCTTAAGTAACAAATCTCCTTCTACTCCAAATCAAGATTCGGGATCAAGAGGCAGTAGGGAGCAACTACCTAAAGATCAGCAGAACGGAAAGAGGCGCACTTCCTTTGGCTCAGTAAAGCCTGATCACACTGATCAAGAACCTAGAGATAATAATACTAACAACAATTCTATTCCCCATTTCATGCAAGTTACAGAATCTGCTAAGGCCAAGATTAATGCAAATAACTCGCCGAGGTCAAGCCCGGATGTGCATGAACGGGATGTTGAAGTTAAGAAGAGGCTTTCCTTACCTGGTGCCGCTGGTAGACAAGGATCTCCACGTATCCAGCGATCAACATCTAAGGCACAGCAGACTGCCAAGGGGAACAATGTAAATCCTCCTCAAG AGAGAAAATGGCTGAGGTGA